A genomic segment from Nicotiana tabacum cultivar K326 chromosome 9, ASM71507v2, whole genome shotgun sequence encodes:
- the LOC107815253 gene encoding uncharacterized protein LOC107815253 yields the protein MDSRDQGDNGFQFSRILSRESSVGQSSRIYYYRRAEGVPFQWEKQPGTPKNPPNEDVVPPLSPPPSIQSLGLPKPCFINTDDDEPQESKSLKVWLSNKINKKLHQLKTFGKSHQNSELMHGSDVVGPCDSDGEFVASSFKNSTSSSSSSSSTDSYNSNRQEREKSLGRRRDMMEVCSPWDVTEMDKEDANVSYSKMHKRGFSQEDDQSFFLSSILSRMSTVDQSSHSYYRSTEGIAFKWEMKPGTPIHHPPQNEVIPPPSPPPMMQSLALPKPNSILHDQEEANNKSSSWEKIWLGIMNSKRMTKSTDEKIKEKGFRVSSELSFRLESSDIHGRRGNSLLLSSSSSSSSSSSSISKKKVPPFSKFRRDVLAGNFCLNPWKIKANLASSSRRI from the exons ACTTTCTCGAGAATCATCGGTAGGACAATCATCACGTATTTATTATTATAGAAGAGCTGAAGGGGTTCCATTTCAATGGGAGAAGCAGCCTGGAACTCCTAAGAATCCACCAAACGAAGATGTCGTTCCACCACTTAGCCCTCCACCTTCAATTCAAAGCTTGGGGTTGCCCAAGCCTTGTTTTATTAATACTGATGATGATGAACCTCAAGAATCGAAAAGTTTGAAGGTTTGGCTTTCGAACAAGATTAATAAGAAATTGCATCAATTAAAAACTTTTGGAAAATCTCATCAAAATTCAGAATTAATGCATGGAAGTGATGTTGTTGGGCCATGTGATTCTGATGGAGAATTCGTTGCCAGTTCGTTCAAGAACTCGACTTCATCGTCCTCATCTTCGTCCTCAACAGATTCATATAACTCAAACAGGCAAGAGAGGGAAAAATCTTTAGGGAGAAGAAGGGATATGATGGAGGTTTGCAGCCCATGGGATGTCACAGAAATG GATAAAGAGGATGCAAATGTGAGCTATAGCAAAATGCACAAGAGAGGTTTTTCACAAGAAGATGATCAATCATTCTTCCTTAGCAGTATTCTTTCAAGAATGTCAACAGTAGACCAATCTTCCCATTCATATTATCGAAGCACAGAAGGAATTGCCTTCAAATGGGAAATGAAGCCAGGAACTCCCATACATCATCCACCACAAAATGAAGTCATTCCACCTCCTAGCCCTCCACCCATGATGCAAAGTTTGGCACTGCCTAAACCTAATTCCATTCTTCATGATCAAGAGGAAGCTAATAATAAGAGCTCTAGTTGGGAGAAAATCTGGCTTGGGATTATGAATAGCAAGAGAATGACCAAAAGTACTGATGAGAAGATAAAGGAAAAGGGATTCAGGGTTAGTAGTGAACTCAGCTTTAGGCTAGAAAGCAGTGATATTCATGGGCGTCGTGGCAATTCACTTCTGttgtcatcttcttcttcttcttcttcttcatcctcttctATCTCGAAAAAGAAAGTGCCACCCTTCTCTAAATTTAGAAGAGATGTCTTAGCGGGGAATTTTTGTTTGAATCCTTGGAAAATTAAAGCAAATCTTGCTTCTTCTTCGAGACGCATATGA